In one window of Equus asinus isolate D_3611 breed Donkey chromosome 16, EquAss-T2T_v2, whole genome shotgun sequence DNA:
- the PSRC1 gene encoding proline/serine-rich coiled-coil protein 1 isoform X1 has product MGDLEEDVKFIVDETLDLGGLSPSDSREEEDIAVLMTPEKPLRRGLSHRSDPNAVAPAPQGLRLSLGPLSPEKLEEILDEANRLAAQLEQCALQEREITGEGPGPRRVKPSPRRETFVLKDSPVRDLLPTVSSLARSTPSPSSLTPRLRSSDRKGSVRALRAASGKRPSSVKKAHLPLSDQPWPHSLLPATLSACLGHREQLLNLPVGCLFPLPSPGLPAECHSPAGVYHPAEVPYLQILSQLGKDFQDQVLQGREFLFPSDQIFPSLVPLAAICSLPGKLQSQDPPGKESRTSSKNSVAKHYSHCLDSPLLGLPAVRLEAGPDSSRFWPRGRRKRCHQGWCPGVETVGDGVD; this is encoded by the exons ATGGGAGATTTGGAGGAAG ATGTGAAGTTTATAGTGGATGAGACCTTGGACTTGGGAGGGCTGTCACCATCTGACAG TCGTGAAGAGGAAGACATAGCAGTGTTGATGACTCCGGAGAAACCCCTCCGACGAGGCCTCTCCCACCGAAGTGACCCAAATGCAGTGGCCCCCGCCCCCCAGGGTCTGAGGCTCAGCTTAGGCCCCCTCAGCccagagaagctggaggagaTCCTGGATGAAGCCAACCGGCTGGCAGCTCAGCTGGAGCAGTGTGCCTTGCAGGAGCGGGAGATCACGGGCGAGGGCCCTGGGCCTCGCAGGGTGAAGCCCAGCCCTCGGCGGGAGACCTTTGTGCTGAAGGACAGTCCTGTCCGAGACCTCCTGCCCACTGTGAGCTCTTTGGCTCGGAGCACCCCTTCCCCAAGCAGCCTGACACCTCGACTCCGGAGCAGTGACAGGAAGGGGTCAGTCAGGGCTCTTCGGGCAGCATCTGGAAAGAGGCCCTCCAGCGTGAAGAAG GCCCACCTACCCCTGTCAGACCAGCCTTGGCCCCACAGCCTTCTACCAGCAACTCTCAGCGCCTGTCTCGGCCACAGGGAGCAGCTGTTAAACCTTCCAGTCGGctgcctgttccctctgccatCCCCAGGCCTGCCAGCCGAATGCCACTCGCCAGCCGGAGTGTACCACCCAGCAGAGGTGCCCTACCTCCAGATTCTCAGTCAACTCGGAAAGGACTTCCAAGACCAAGTGCTGCAGGGCAGAGAG TTCCTATTTCCCAGCGACCAAATCTTCCCGTCACTGGTGCCCCTCGCAGCAATCTGCAGCCTCCCAGGAAAGCTGCAGTCCCAGGACCCACCAG GTAAAGAGAGCAGGACAAGCAGCAAGAATTCAGTAGCAAAACACTACAGTCACTGCCTGGACTCGCCTCTTCTCGGCCTCCCAGCCGTCCGGTTGGAGGCAGGCCCTGACTCCAGCAGATTCTggcccagaggcaggaggaagagatgCCATCAGGGCTGGTGCCCAGGAGTAGAGACCGTGGGAGATGGGGTAGATTAG
- the PSRC1 gene encoding proline/serine-rich coiled-coil protein 1 isoform X2, with translation MGDLEEDVKFIVDETLDLGGLSPSDSREEEDIAVLMTPEKPLRRGLSHRSDPNAVAPAPQGLRLSLGPLSPEKLEEILDEANRLAAQLEQCALQEREITGEGPGPRRVKPSPRRETFVLKDSPVRDLLPTVSSLARSTPSPSSLTPRLRSSDRKGSVRALRAASGKRPSSVKKESPTCNLFPTAKSPASSPLARSTPPVRGKAGPSGRAIASPPTPVRPALAPQPSTSNSQRLSRPQGAAVKPSSRLPVPSAIPRPASRMPLASRSVPPSRGALPPDSQSTRKGLPRPSAAGQRATKSSRHWCPSQQSAASQESCSPRTHQVKRAGQAARIQ, from the exons ATGGGAGATTTGGAGGAAG ATGTGAAGTTTATAGTGGATGAGACCTTGGACTTGGGAGGGCTGTCACCATCTGACAG TCGTGAAGAGGAAGACATAGCAGTGTTGATGACTCCGGAGAAACCCCTCCGACGAGGCCTCTCCCACCGAAGTGACCCAAATGCAGTGGCCCCCGCCCCCCAGGGTCTGAGGCTCAGCTTAGGCCCCCTCAGCccagagaagctggaggagaTCCTGGATGAAGCCAACCGGCTGGCAGCTCAGCTGGAGCAGTGTGCCTTGCAGGAGCGGGAGATCACGGGCGAGGGCCCTGGGCCTCGCAGGGTGAAGCCCAGCCCTCGGCGGGAGACCTTTGTGCTGAAGGACAGTCCTGTCCGAGACCTCCTGCCCACTGTGAGCTCTTTGGCTCGGAGCACCCCTTCCCCAAGCAGCCTGACACCTCGACTCCGGAGCAGTGACAGGAAGGGGTCAGTCAGGGCTCTTCGGGCAGCATCTGGAAAGAGGCCCTCCAGCGTGAAGAAG GAGTCGCCTACTTGCAATCTGTTCCCCACAGCCAAAAGCCCAGCATCTTCTCCTCTTGCCCGATCAACTCCTCCAGTCCGGGGAAAAGCTGGGCCCAGTGGGAGAGCGATAGCAA GCCCACCTACCCCTGTCAGACCAGCCTTGGCCCCACAGCCTTCTACCAGCAACTCTCAGCGCCTGTCTCGGCCACAGGGAGCAGCTGTTAAACCTTCCAGTCGGctgcctgttccctctgccatCCCCAGGCCTGCCAGCCGAATGCCACTCGCCAGCCGGAGTGTACCACCCAGCAGAGGTGCCCTACCTCCAGATTCTCAGTCAACTCGGAAAGGACTTCCAAGACCAAGTGCTGCAGGGCAGAGAG CGACCAAATCTTCCCGTCACTGGTGCCCCTCGCAGCAATCTGCAGCCTCCCAGGAAAGCTGCAGTCCCAGGACCCACCAG GTAAAGAGAGCAGGACAAGCAGCAAGAATTCAGTAG
- the PSRC1 gene encoding proline/serine-rich coiled-coil protein 1 isoform X3, whose amino-acid sequence MGDLEEDVKFIVDETLDLGGLSPSDSREEEDIAVLMTPEKPLRRGLSHRSDPNAVAPAPQGLRLSLGPLSPEKLEEILDEANRLAAQLEQCALQEREITGEGPGPRRVKPSPRRETFVLKDSPVRDLLPTVSSLARSTPSPSSLTPRLRSSDRKGSVRALRAASGKRPSSVKKESPTCNLFPTAKSPASSPLARSTPPVRGKAGPSGRAIASPPTPVRPALAPQPSTSNSQRLSRPQGAAVKPSSRLPVPSAIPRPASRMPLASRSVPPSRGALPPDSQSTRKGLPRPSAAGQRVPISQRPNLPVTGAPRSNLQPPRKAAVPGPTR is encoded by the exons ATGGGAGATTTGGAGGAAG ATGTGAAGTTTATAGTGGATGAGACCTTGGACTTGGGAGGGCTGTCACCATCTGACAG TCGTGAAGAGGAAGACATAGCAGTGTTGATGACTCCGGAGAAACCCCTCCGACGAGGCCTCTCCCACCGAAGTGACCCAAATGCAGTGGCCCCCGCCCCCCAGGGTCTGAGGCTCAGCTTAGGCCCCCTCAGCccagagaagctggaggagaTCCTGGATGAAGCCAACCGGCTGGCAGCTCAGCTGGAGCAGTGTGCCTTGCAGGAGCGGGAGATCACGGGCGAGGGCCCTGGGCCTCGCAGGGTGAAGCCCAGCCCTCGGCGGGAGACCTTTGTGCTGAAGGACAGTCCTGTCCGAGACCTCCTGCCCACTGTGAGCTCTTTGGCTCGGAGCACCCCTTCCCCAAGCAGCCTGACACCTCGACTCCGGAGCAGTGACAGGAAGGGGTCAGTCAGGGCTCTTCGGGCAGCATCTGGAAAGAGGCCCTCCAGCGTGAAGAAG GAGTCGCCTACTTGCAATCTGTTCCCCACAGCCAAAAGCCCAGCATCTTCTCCTCTTGCCCGATCAACTCCTCCAGTCCGGGGAAAAGCTGGGCCCAGTGGGAGAGCGATAGCAA GCCCACCTACCCCTGTCAGACCAGCCTTGGCCCCACAGCCTTCTACCAGCAACTCTCAGCGCCTGTCTCGGCCACAGGGAGCAGCTGTTAAACCTTCCAGTCGGctgcctgttccctctgccatCCCCAGGCCTGCCAGCCGAATGCCACTCGCCAGCCGGAGTGTACCACCCAGCAGAGGTGCCCTACCTCCAGATTCTCAGTCAACTCGGAAAGGACTTCCAAGACCAAGTGCTGCAGGGCAGAGAG TTCCTATTTCCCAGCGACCAAATCTTCCCGTCACTGGTGCCCCTCGCAGCAATCTGCAGCCTCCCAGGAAAGCTGCAGTCCCAGGACCCACCAG GTAA
- the PSRC1 gene encoding proline/serine-rich coiled-coil protein 1 isoform X5, with protein sequence MGDLEEDVKFIVDETLDLGGLSPSDSREEEDIAVLMTPEKPLRRGLSHRSDPNAVAPAPQGLRLSLGPLSPEKLEEILDEANRLAAQLEQCALQEREITGEGPGPRRVKPSPRRETFVLKDSPVRDLLPTVSSLARSTPSPSSLTPRLRSSDRKGSVRALRAASGKRPSSVKKAHLPLSDQPWPHSLLPATLSACLGHREQLLNLPVGCLFPLPSPGLPAECHSPAGVYHPAEVPYLQILSQLGKDFQDQVLQGRERPNLPVTGAPRSNLQPPRKAAVPGPTR encoded by the exons ATGGGAGATTTGGAGGAAG ATGTGAAGTTTATAGTGGATGAGACCTTGGACTTGGGAGGGCTGTCACCATCTGACAG TCGTGAAGAGGAAGACATAGCAGTGTTGATGACTCCGGAGAAACCCCTCCGACGAGGCCTCTCCCACCGAAGTGACCCAAATGCAGTGGCCCCCGCCCCCCAGGGTCTGAGGCTCAGCTTAGGCCCCCTCAGCccagagaagctggaggagaTCCTGGATGAAGCCAACCGGCTGGCAGCTCAGCTGGAGCAGTGTGCCTTGCAGGAGCGGGAGATCACGGGCGAGGGCCCTGGGCCTCGCAGGGTGAAGCCCAGCCCTCGGCGGGAGACCTTTGTGCTGAAGGACAGTCCTGTCCGAGACCTCCTGCCCACTGTGAGCTCTTTGGCTCGGAGCACCCCTTCCCCAAGCAGCCTGACACCTCGACTCCGGAGCAGTGACAGGAAGGGGTCAGTCAGGGCTCTTCGGGCAGCATCTGGAAAGAGGCCCTCCAGCGTGAAGAAG GCCCACCTACCCCTGTCAGACCAGCCTTGGCCCCACAGCCTTCTACCAGCAACTCTCAGCGCCTGTCTCGGCCACAGGGAGCAGCTGTTAAACCTTCCAGTCGGctgcctgttccctctgccatCCCCAGGCCTGCCAGCCGAATGCCACTCGCCAGCCGGAGTGTACCACCCAGCAGAGGTGCCCTACCTCCAGATTCTCAGTCAACTCGGAAAGGACTTCCAAGACCAAGTGCTGCAGGGCAGAGAG CGACCAAATCTTCCCGTCACTGGTGCCCCTCGCAGCAATCTGCAGCCTCCCAGGAAAGCTGCAGTCCCAGGACCCACCAG GTAA
- the PSRC1 gene encoding proline/serine-rich coiled-coil protein 1 isoform X4, whose translation MGDLEEDVKFIVDETLDLGGLSPSDSREEEDIAVLMTPEKPLRRGLSHRSDPNAVAPAPQGLRLSLGPLSPEKLEEILDEANRLAAQLEQCALQEREITGEGPGPRRVKPSPRRETFVLKDSPVRDLLPTVSSLARSTPSPSSLTPRLRSSDRKGSVRALRAASGKRPSSVKKESPTCNLFPTAKSPASSPLARSTPPVRGKAGPSGRAIASPPTPVRPALAPQPSTSNSQRLSRPQGAAVKPSSRLPVPSAIPRPASRMPLASRSVPPSRGALPPDSQSTRKGLPRPSAAGQRVPISQRPNLPVTGAPRSNLQPPRKAAVPGPTR comes from the exons ATGGGAGATTTGGAGGAAG ATGTGAAGTTTATAGTGGATGAGACCTTGGACTTGGGAGGGCTGTCACCATCTGACAG TCGTGAAGAGGAAGACATAGCAGTGTTGATGACTCCGGAGAAACCCCTCCGACGAGGCCTCTCCCACCGAAGTGACCCAAATGCAGTGGCCCCCGCCCCCCAGGGTCTGAGGCTCAGCTTAGGCCCCCTCAGCccagagaagctggaggagaTCCTGGATGAAGCCAACCGGCTGGCAGCTCAGCTGGAGCAGTGTGCCTTGCAGGAGCGGGAGATCACGGGCGAGGGCCCTGGGCCTCGCAGGGTGAAGCCCAGCCCTCGGCGGGAGACCTTTGTGCTGAAGGACAGTCCTGTCCGAGACCTCCTGCCCACTGTGAGCTCTTTGGCTCGGAGCACCCCTTCCCCAAGCAGCCTGACACCTCGACTCCGGAGCAGTGACAGGAAGGGGTCAGTCAGGGCTCTTCGGGCAGCATCTGGAAAGAGGCCCTCCAGCGTGAAGAAG GAGTCGCCTACTTGCAATCTGTTCCCCACAGCCAAAAGCCCAGCATCTTCTCCTCTTGCCCGATCAACTCCTCCAGTCCGGGGAAAAGCTGGGCCCAGTGGGAGAGCGATAGCAA GCCCACCTACCCCTGTCAGACCAGCCTTGGCCCCACAGCCTTCTACCAGCAACTCTCAGCGCCTGTCTCGGCCACAGGGAGCAGCTGTTAAACCTTCCAGTCGGctgcctgttccctctgccatCCCCAGGCCTGCCAGCCGAATGCCACTCGCCAGCCGGAGTGTACCACCCAGCAGAGGTGCCCTACCTCCAGATTCTCAGTCAACTCGGAAAGGACTTCCAAGACCAAGTGCTGCAGGGCAGAGAG TTCCTATTTCCCAGCGACCAAATCTTCCCGTCACTGGTGCCCCTCGCAGCAATCTGCAGCCTCCCAGGAAAGCTGCAGTCCCAGGACCCACCAGGTAA